The nucleotide sequence GACGACCACATGGAGCGGGTGCTCGCCGACGAGATGGCGCAAAGACCCTTCCGGGCGGTGCTGCACTGCTTCTCCTCCGGGGCGCGGCTGGCCGAGGCCGGCGTGGAACTCGGCCTGTTCGTATCGTTCTCCGGCATCGTCACCTTCCGGCGCTCGCACGAATTGCGCGACATCGCGAAGGCTGTTCCCCTCGACCGGATCCTCGTCGAGACCGACGCGCCGTTCCTCGCACCCGAGCCGCACCGCGGCCGCACCAACGAGCCGGCCTACACGGCCGACACCGCCCGCTCGCTTGCCGCGACCCTCGGCCTGGAGCCCGACGACTTCGCCCGCCGCACCACGGAAAACTTCTTCCAGTTGTTCGCGAAGGCGCGCCGGACGGAGACCGGGGCGTGACAGGCGCTGCCCCCCTCGGATACCACCCCTGAGGGAGGTCCGAATGGCGTCGCTGACCCTGCGTATCCTCGGCTGCGGTTCGTCCGGCGGCGTGCCGCGCGTCGGCTACGGCTGGGGCGCCTGCGATCCGGCCGATCCGCGCAACCGCCGCCGCCGCTGCTCGATCCTGGCCGAGCGGCGCGATGCGGGTGGCACCACCCGTGTGCTCGTCGACACCTCGCCGGACCTGCGCGAGCAGCTCCTCGACGCCGAGGTCCAGCGGCTCGACGCGGTGCTGTTCACCCACGCGCATGCCGACCACACCCACGGCATCGACGACCTGCGCCCGCTGGTGATCCAGATGCGGGCGCGCATCCCGGTCTACGCCGATGCGATCACGCGGGCGCTGCTCACCGCCCGCTTCGGCTACTGCTTCGAGACGCCGCCCGGCAGCGCCTACCCACCGATCCTCGACCTGCGTGTCCTCGACGAGCGCGCCGAGACCGAGATCGCGGGGGAGGGCGGGTGTCTCACCGCCGAGGCGCTGCCGGTGGAGCACGGCAACGAGGCGGCGCTCGGCTTCCGGTTCGGCCCGGCCGCCTACATGCCCGATGTCAGCCTCATCCCCGAGGCGGCCGAAGCGCGGTTGCGCGGGCTCGACCTCCTGATCATCGATGCCCTGCGCGAGACCCCGCACCCGACGCACTACTCGGTCACGGACGCCCTCGCGCTGATCGAGCGGGTGCGCCCGCGCCGGGCGGTTCTGACGAACCTGCACACGGATCTCGACTACCGGACGCTCGCGGACCGTCTGCCTGCTATCGTACAGCCCGCCTATGACGGCCTGAGCCTCGACGTGGATCTCTGAGCGGGCGCATCCGCTTCGCGAATTCGGAGCAGGGCGGAACGCACCTGTCACGCGCCCGTCGCGGATTTTCGCCAGCATCTGCGATTTGGGTGTTGACGGCGACGCGGCCGATCCGTATACCCCTGCTCATCGGCGCCGGCCGCGAGAGCGACCCGGGCGCTGACGCTTCTTCCGACAGTTCAGGCAGACGATCTGGCGCGAGCCGGGTGGTCCGCTGTTTTGTCGGCTGAAGGGTGTCGATCCCGACGATCCGGCCGCTTCGGTGGCTCCGAGAGGCGGGGTTGACAGGGGGAGACGAGGGCTCTAAACGCCCTCCACCGCTGAGACGGACCTGCCCTGAGGCCGGTCGGTAGCACGGTTCCTCCAGGCAGGCAAGCGGGTTTCGGGTGGACAGCCCGGTCGCTTGGGTGCCGGATCCAGGTTTCCTCCGGGGTTCGCCCCGGATCCAGCTGTCGCCCTCGGGTGCGTCTGGCGCTCTTTGACAAGTTGATCTGAGAAAGAGAAGCGTGGGCGGCGTCGTCCTTGCGGTCTCGGGGTTCTCGCGGCGCTGGCTTTGGCTGGTGCGTGGGGGTTCTGGGACGTGAGATGAGACGCTGGTTCCAAAGCTTCTTTAGGAGCTCCGGATTGCTGGAAACGGTGATCTGATGTGCTTCTGTCGATGATTTGTGATTGGTGTCATGATCAGCTCTTCAACTTGAGAGTTTGATCCTGGCTCAGAGCGAACGCTGGCGGCAGGCTTAACACATGCAAGTCGAACGCATCCTTCGGGGTGAGTGGCAGACGGGTGAGTAACACGTGGGAACGTGCCCTCCGGTTCGGGATAACTCAGGGAAACGTGAGCTAATACCGGATACGTGCTTAGGCAGAAAGGTTTACTGCCGGAGGATCGGCCCGCGTCTGATTAGCTAGTTGGTGGGGTAACGGCCTACCAAGGCGACGATCAGTAGCTGGTCTGAGAGGATGATCAGCCACACTGGGACTGAGACACGGCCCAGACTCCTACGGGAGGCAGCAGTGGGGAATATTGGACAATGGGCGCAAGCCTGATCCAGCCATGCCGCGTGAGTGATGACGGCCTTAGGGTTGTAAAGCTCTTTTCTCCGGGACGATAATGACGGTACCGGAGGAATAAGCCCCGGCTAACTTCGTGCCAGCAGCCGCGGTAATACGAAGGGGGCTAGCGTTGCTCGGAATCACTGGGCGTAAAGGGCGCGTAGGCGGCGTTTTAAGTCGGGGGTGAAAGCCTGTGGCTCAACCACAGAATGGCCTTCGATACTGGGACGCTTGAGTATGGTAGAGGTTGGTGGAACTGCGA is from Methylobacterium radiodurans and encodes:
- a CDS encoding MBL fold metallo-hydrolase, with amino-acid sequence MASLTLRILGCGSSGGVPRVGYGWGACDPADPRNRRRRCSILAERRDAGGTTRVLVDTSPDLREQLLDAEVQRLDAVLFTHAHADHTHGIDDLRPLVIQMRARIPVYADAITRALLTARFGYCFETPPGSAYPPILDLRVLDERAETEIAGEGGCLTAEALPVEHGNEAALGFRFGPAAYMPDVSLIPEAAEARLRGLDLLIIDALRETPHPTHYSVTDALALIERVRPRRAVLTNLHTDLDYRTLADRLPAIVQPAYDGLSLDVDL
- a CDS encoding TatD family hydrolase, which produces MLIDSHCHLDFPEFAADLPGVIARAEAAGVERMLTISTRVAKAGTYRAIAEAHRQVWFTVGTHPHGAAEEPDVAPETIAGLAAHPRCVGIGEAGLDYHYADAAPEAVQERVLRAHIEAARLADLPLVIHARDADDHMERVLADEMAQRPFRAVLHCFSSGARLAEAGVELGLFVSFSGIVTFRRSHELRDIAKAVPLDRILVETDAPFLAPEPHRGRTNEPAYTADTARSLAATLGLEPDDFARRTTENFFQLFAKARRTETGA